Genomic DNA from Etheostoma cragini isolate CJK2018 chromosome 7, CSU_Ecrag_1.0, whole genome shotgun sequence:
TGATCTGCAGTGATCTGTTCTGACTCACTTTGATTAGTTTCCGTGTGAATGATTGAGCAGATACCTTAGTCCGTGTGTAGCGGGCACATCAGTGTCACTCCGCCCTTTGTCCCTACACGCTGGCAATGAATTACCTTCGCCGCCCTAGCCTTTGACATAGGCAGTGCTGTTGGACTGAGgctcaacacacacagtgacctAACTGATAGCTTGTCTTTATCCTTCTCCCAGGCTGTGGCTGTGTACGTTCACCCTGTCTGTTGCAGTGTGTGCCGTACTTCTCCTCCCCATCTCCATTCTGTCCAATGAGGTGCTGCTCACCTTCCCCCAAAGCTACTACATGCAGTGGCTCAATGGGTCGCTTATCCACGGTACAtcctattgtttttgttagttGACAACACCAAACAGTTGATAATCATGAAAACCTATGAAACAGCTGTAGGCATTATCGTCTGAAACTGGATCACTGGTATTAACCTCCAAATCGATACACTACAGGCCTGTGTCCAAACAGATAATACTTATGGACAGAGTGGCTTGACCTAGCTGTGTGCAGTGCATGTTCCTATTGTTTCCCAACTGCTGTGGTTTATCTCAGTTGAGCACTCAAACACTAATCCAATGTATTGTTTCAATTAATCAAGTATAATGTAAATTAGTTGTGAAGCCCAAAAATACACTAGGCTTGTAGTGCCGTTTcatttaagaaacattttgataataatcttagattttcacattttttaattcttgcACATTCTTGTTAATTGGCACGTGTGACTGGGTAGCCAGTCTTGTCATGCTACACAGCTTAGCTGGACTATACCTCACAGTGGTTGGCAATGGTACTGCTGAGATCCTTCACTGCTGTTTGATTTCATAATGAATGTTTGCACTGAAAACTAACAATGGaacatctctctttctcccttgtCAGGATTGTGGAACCTAGTTTTCCTTTTCTCCAATTTGTCCCTTGTCTTCCTCATGCCCTTTGCCTACTTCTTCACGGAGTCTGAGGGTTTTGCGGGGTCCAGAAAGGTACCAGTTTTGGCATTCTCTCACAAATGGCACCTTGAGACTCCAGAACCATTTCTATAAAGAACTGAACTATAAATTGACAGCACATCACAgattatctgttttgtttttgtagggGGTTATGGCACGAGTGTATGAAGCTGttgtgctgctgttgctgctggctCTGCTTGTGCTGGGCATTGTGTGGGTGGCATCAGCCCTCCTCCACGACAACATAGCCAGGAAGAGCCTCTATGGTGAGTCACATGCATTATACCTAAAGATCTCTTGGTAACCAttggttttacagttttttaagtattttttcgTACTCTACTCTGAATTTCAGACCTATGGGAGTATTACCTTCCCTACCTATATTCGGGCATCTCTCTGTTTGGAGTGTTGCTGCTTTTGTGTACGTATATCTAAATAAGTTTCTTGAGCAGCTAAAATACAATAGCATATGGCACTTGTGTATTAccatctgtgtgttttcctccTCAGTGTGCACTCCATTTGGGTTGTCTAGAATGTTCAGTGTAACTGGCAGCCTATTGGTCAAACCGCGGGTGAGTCACAGAGCTTATGACTAAACTTTCCGCCCTTGCATAGAGGTACTATTTACATTAACTGTCGTCTTGTGGCTGTGAACTGTAGTGTCCAAATTTATTGTCCCTTATCTACCTCAGCTGTTGGAAGATGTCGAAGATATTCTGAGCTGCACCACATTTGAGGAAGACTCGCTGTCCAGGAAACTGAACTGTAAGTGTGTCACCATGAACAAACTGGCACTTTCCTGGCACTTTCTggtaatttaaatttaaagctgACTCATTGACTTTTTGTCTCAATCATGTGTTGTCTGATTGAAGGTGGCAGTACAACGTCATGCTGGGTCAAGCTGAACATGGAGGGGGTAAAAAAAGAGTACCAAACAGCCCGGAGCAAACGCATTGCCCTAGGTAAGATTGACTGAACCGGCTACTCTCTGCTGGGTTGTGACTACATTGTGTAGTAATTTAttgctgacatttatttattgttccatttttcttttattcttcttgCTTTCCTCATAGAAATGCGTAGGAAAGCGTCCCCATGGCAGCGAAATTTGGGCTATCCACTGGCCATGCTTGTGCTCCTCGCATTGACGGTACATGctcatttattaatatattcTACAGGCTGTTTTAACTCATCTATAAACACAGgtagttgttttatttgtagtatACTTACTGTTCATATCTCTTCAGGTGATGTGTGTACTGATGGTCTGTTTCAATGTGTTGGAGTTGCTCCTGGATGAGACCGCTATGCCCAGAGGAATGGAGGTGAGGATTTAGTCAGAAAGTTGTGAACTTTTCATGCTTGGTGTGCTCAAAGCCAGTCATCTGTGTACActgatttattgttattttttgtattagGACCCTCATCTGGGGATGGCCTCCTTCTCCATGTTTGGCTCACTGGGTGCTGCAGTTCAAGTAGTCCTCATCCTGTATCCTTTAATCCCATTCACCCGGGACTTAACGTCACGTCATGTCTATTTGGCTCTGACTCAGCCACTTACAGAGTACCTTTTTATATTGGACCAGTATGATATCTTGACTTGTGCTGTTACATCcgtacattaaaaacaaatcattggTAGTTTAATTTCTGGATATTATTTACTATCTCTGTGATAACTCTTCTTTCCAGTGttgtcctttaaaaataatttcagcTATCTGATGGTGTCCTCAGTGGTGGGCTTCTATAGTTCTCCTCTCTTCACTGGCCTCCTGCCTCGTGCACAGGACACCAACCTCACACAGGTACATGACAGCTAACCTTTGCATGTATCTTATCTCACAGTAAGATATAACCAGGAACTAGGGATGTCCTGTGATTATGTTCTGTTTTGACatctacatttctgtttttgtttttttttcctagaTAATTGCTAACTGTGTTTCATTGCTTATCCTGAGCTCAGCACTGCCAGTCTTTTCACGCACAATCGGTAAGGACATTTACAAAGTAGTACAGCCAGCTCCCATTTCCGTACTACACACTACATATTAGCAGGTTTTAAGTATGCGGTTTGTTCACAGTGAAACATTATGTATACTAAAAATGCAGAATGCATACCAAAAATTGCCTGATCTTTTGAGAGGGTTGTTGTACATTATTGTCCCACAATgcaataaacaaatgaaagtaGGGAGCTACTTACAGCTGCAaaccattaaattaaattgtgagACAGTTCAAAGAAGATCATGGGAAACTCCAAAACAAAGTATTAAAGATGTGGATTAACAGTCTGTTATTTGTGTTTGGAAATTAAGGAATATACATTGAAGTGGTAAATTAAACATCATGTGTACATCTATCACGTAGTAAGGAATTGGAACACAGCATCGAGAGTATGTAATGAGAAGAGTTGCTGAATCAACATTGTAGTTTTAGTAATGCCCACAAGGGGGCATCTGTAAGCCATAAATACTGTACCTGCAGGTGAGGCCTGGCTCGAGCAGTTCATTGacaagtaaaacattttctttgctttgcttgTGTTAGGGATAACCCGCTTTGATCTACTGGGAGACTTTGGTCGGTACAACTGGCTTGGGAACTTCTACATTGTATTCCTGTACAACATGCTGTTTGCTGGTCTCACCTCTGCTTCCCTGATCAAGACGGTCACCTGGGCAGTACAGAGAGAGCTTATCCGTGCCTTTGGTCAgtctaatttaatttttttttatttaataaagcaAAGTGAAAGTGCTTTGCATGCATATATTAAGTCTTTGGGACTGTGTAGGGAAGTTCACAACTTTTGGCCCCTTATTTCCCTATGGGCTGGCTCTCTTCCTCAGATAGAAAGAATACAATTCTTTCAGGAAAGTGTAAAGGGACAAGAGGAGAGCCAGGTCCACTTGGGGACCTTCAGGCACACCGCCCTAGACCTCTTGCCGCACACACACCCTCTACCCCTCCACCCAACACAAACAAGCACTCTGAGCATTGACATGccaaacgcacacacgcacagtccCCTTCCTCACAGTACAGATAGCATCTCTGCACCATGGCGGCTCTCCTGTACTTTCCCATTGCCTCCCAACTCACTTTTGTTCTGTGATTAATAGACTTTCACTTCACCTAAATCACTATTTTCCCTAGCTTTGCAAGTTTTAGTGTTCCCCCTTGTAATTGTGCATGATGTTAtggtcctttttttatttttttcacaggtCTCCACAGACTGCCTTTAACTGTGTCACGCTCCACGGTCCCCTTCAGGCTCCTCCTGGCCAGTGGACTGTCTAAAATCCAGTGACTGTTCCTCCTCATCACTGCCTTTCCTAACCCTTAAAAACTGAGCCACTTCAAATGTGCACTTTGGATTAAAGGCATTTGCATTTCAGCCCCTTTGCCCGGTGGGAAGAGACCGGAGAAGGTGAGGTGACGAGTCTGTCTGCACCATGTCCAGGGGGAACTTTGCTTGAAGTAATGATTAATAACAATCATAGCGGGGTCCAGTATAGTGCAGTTATTTGACTGCAAGGAGAAGTAGTAGGTGGTTAGCTGAGTCAAGGTTGACTCATGACtggaaaaaagagcaaaagggATTTAAGCCAAATTGCCAGGACTGTATTATATTGTAACTGTGATGTAATTTCCCCTTCCTGCTCCAGGATGATCAAGtgcactctctctttttctcagtgGCTTAGCCACGCTTTCCCCTCTTTGGTTATACCACTATTTTAAGATTGGGAATCTTACTTCCATGTGTTGGTGGTCCAGTCTGCACCAGGGTTTTGTTAGTAGATAAGAGGAAGTTGTTATTGGGAGCAAATAGGACACAGAGTACCTTGTCTATCTATGGATCTACAGGTTACACAGGAAATATGCGGGTGAGGTAATGATCTCAGTGTCTGAGTTTACGGAGTCTGAGAATAACTCATTCCTTTATAAAAATACACTAAAAAGAAAGCTTTATACTTTGTTCAATGACAGACTTTTTAATGGCATTTGACACTCACCAGGAAGAACTTCTGTCTTTGACCAATTAAACTGTGAATTATTAAGAAATTTATGTGGGGAAGTGCAATATTTTATAAGTAAAGGCACACTATTTAACTTTACCAAAAGTCATTTCTACACCttctgaatgttttcttttgatttcctgtaaagtattttttttcatcgCAATGGGCAAAAGCTTAGAATAGTTTCGGAATATTTTCAGAAAAGCAAATATGACCATCAATCTATGCAATCGTTAATAGTgtaagtttttatattttgtttatttttatcagcTGTATTTCATCATCTTTGTGTTGGTGACCTTGTGTCACTGTTAACCTTTGCTGCTGTATCAGCAGGCTTATTTGCTGTTGGTTTGACCAGCAGGGGACAGTGTCTCTCAAACCCAAACCTACGACCCGCCTCGTGCAAGTCGCTCTCTCTGGTTAgttattatatgtattatataaatGGATTAGGCATTATAAATATGGGGGATGCTGAAGTTTACTTATTTCACTAATCCTGGGAACACTGTTTAGAATGTACCtattttatcaatatttatgGGCATTTTGACACATACATTACATGTTGACTCTCATGTTTGGGAAGAAATAGAAATGTTATGTAGTTGAGACTAAAAAATTCTTTAGAGTTGTTCTCaaagatattaaaataaaaaaagtttaccTTTTTGAAATGCTCTGATGTCCCAGATTTGCGAAATGGAATTTTTAACTGTTTCATGAACAGaaagcaataaaaatgtgttggtttTTTAACTTCCTTGTGTCATTTTGGATACACATTAAGGTGACTTACTGTAAACTCTTTGATGCCATTACgtgtttgttacattttatgaaatatgaCTACATTGTGACTGATCTGATGTGGCCTGCGGTGGGTGGGTGGGACTGGGTAGGGCGTCTGTCCTCTATATCCCGCCGCCCTTTTGTTGCACTTCTTTAATCAGCAGCAGAAGAGAGCCATATTTTGGCCTGTCTGTCAGCAGTGTCCAGTCGCGACGCCAACTCAGCCGGAGCCCACGCTTTCCCCACTCTGATGCAACTGCCAGATAAAAAGCCTGCAAATCAGGAGAACCGACGTCCACTCACATTCACTACTTCACGTCCCCACCACCCACCTCCTTTCTTCCATCCCTTTTCCTTGCCTATTGTTCATTTCCTTATCTAATTTTTCTGAAGTCAGGTCAAGAAAACCCTGTCTGATTAATTTCTCCCTCTtgatttttgtttgaatttcttgttttggtttgttggATGTTTTAATTAAGCTTATTtggtttgggttttgttttgcaCTGTGTTTCCTTTGCTAAAAGGAAATTAACTCAAATGTCGCCGTAACATTGCTTGCACATCTGGAGACTTGTTACCCTCTGAGGAAATGACACATAAGCTGTGTGAGTGTCAGAGAGTGGGAGAAGAGATTTCTACTTTCTTATGTGATTGTTTGAGCAAACCAATACCAATGCTGTCACAGGTGAGGTCAAGAGCCTGTGATTCAAGAAATGCAGTCATTATTCAAATCACTACCTTCCTTGGGGGATGACTTGGAAGCACATTTAGGCCTTGCTGAATGATGCTACGTGAATATAAAGCCTCCATGTATATAAATAGAACAtgaatataatgtataaaagaAATTTGTATACACAAGGGATAAGAGTGCCTtcttgaattaaatataaaattaaagaaGTGCCACAACTGGTAcattctgtacacacacacacatagcatgTAGCCACCGTACATACCCCGTAACCTTGGATTTAGACGGGGAAACACTTTAGTACCTCTCCCTGCACCAAAATATGGACGATAACCGTGCAATCAAAGTGTCCCAGCAGTTCTATTGGGTAACACACTCTATTGGACTGGCTGTCGGGCATATCGGGGACAAGGCGTGAGACGGGCAGCTTGTAATGGGATGAGATAGGCTATCTTTATTGTCAAAACATAAGAATGAAGGGGGGAAAAAGACACAGATTAGGTTTCCTGACCATCAGCCTTTTGAAGTTTGAGCCAAAGTGCTAAGGGGCTGTTTTTCCCTCGTTTGTATGCTCACAAATACAGAACCACTCACAGGAAAAGGCGAGACTTGCCCGCTAATCAACTGATAATGGGTCACACTGTCCGTTTGCCATAGCTGCCCGCCATCATGCGTGCACACTCACGGCACACTTGCTTCACACAGTTGATGGCCGCAGGCCTTGGTTTCATCAGATAACTTTAAGTAAATGAGGtgacattgacttttttttgatttttttaaaggaaaaaaccTGTAGAATCacattatttaattcaataaaaGCATACAGTAGacaatgcaaattaaatgtaaatttttttgGGGGTCAAAGTCACAAAGAAGTTAAAGCATCATGCCCGACCTTTGACCTGCTTGCCTGGGGCCAGGAAGTTCCACCCTTCTCAGTCTATTGTCCACCTCAGGGCAGCATTGCCTCAACCTCAGCTCGCTGTTGCTCTTTTTCAAAGGCTAAATCAAAGCAGAACAAAGCAACTTAAACCTGGACTTGGTGTAAACCATTTATATCACTGTGTGGTACATGCCTGAAGTCATTACATTACACATGCAGTGATAGGTGTGTTCTTAAACGTGAAGCGTGGCAAGTAACTTTCAACACAAAGTTACAATGCATTTACGAAGAATCATCTGGTGTGTGAAGCCACCTCAGAATGCACCACCCTGCCTCTTCCTGCACTGATAACATGGTGAGAGACAGTGGAATGGGCGGTGTAGTGGTGGGCAGAGAGAAAGGatgggggggtgtgtgtgtgtgtttgggagaggggagggaggtgGTTAGGTGTCAGTTCCTTGACTTTCCTTTTCCCTTGTAACCCTTCTAATGGCCTCCATCTGAGGAAGTGGATCTTGCAGAGTGTCTTTTCAGCTCCAAGTGGTAAGACAAACACTTGAGATGTCAAAGCCAGCACTGTTTCCAAATCTTaattctattttaaaatgacaggATCCCTAAAAAGGAACTTTGCAATCCTATTGCTATCCTCTGCTACATTTGTAGATGTTCCTTATTTGCCAAAATGAGTGTTCCTGTCatccacagaagaagaaaataattggcTTGCAGATACCTGCTTGACCACGAGCCCAGGTGCCAAGCCAAGAGTCCACTTGGAAAGAACAAAGCTGGTTAGGTTAACCCAGGCAGGAAAGATCTCATTTTCTGTGCTGTGGTTTTGCAGGAAACCCAACCATTCACCCGGCAATGTACTCCCATCCTGAAATGGGGGAGTGAAATGCTAAGAGAAGGAGGCAGGCGGAGGCAGGAGGATGGgggcaccaaaataaaagcttataAGAATAACTTTATTTCCATCTCCAACCTGCACGtttgcttccttcctttccCTTTCATGTCAGATGGAAATCTCTTCTATTGTACAGCTTTGAAGAGAAAGATCGGAGCGGGTAATTGTAGATATGAAAGTGtttgttgcttcttttttgttgtggATTAAGTCATTCCCTGCATTTGTCATGAAGGCTGAAAGCTCTCATCTGTGTTGTTTGGCCAGACTTGAGCCTTCTTCCATGTTTATCATAAGGACAGGAAGATGCGGCTTGGCCTTGCCACCCCTCCCTACAACATCCTGGGGTCTTCTGGAACCTTCCCTCACAAGGATGCCTTTCCATGGTCACTATGGAGCTCAGTGACATATGCCTCATCACAGCGCAAAAGCAATTTTAAAGTGCTGTCTTAGATCAGGCAGAGTATGGGAAATTCACAGGTGTGTTGAAAAGAATTTCTCTGTTCATTGGATGAAAGAGTGTCTTAGTAGGGATTTTTATCTTGAAGCATCTTTAGCATGCAATCACAGCAAACCAAGATGCACTGACACAAAACTATGAATACTGTATAAACATCCAGAAAGTTCACAGCAGCTCTGTTGCGAGTGAGCTAAAGATTTGTTGAAACACTGAAGAAACTGACCGTAATGTATCATCTCCGCGCATGTTCCAAGAAGCTGCAGATAGGATGGTGACACACTGTGACCTTTTAATCCGCCATTAATTTATGCTTCCGTATGTGATTACAGATGTCAGACCTCTGAGACACAACAATTCCTTTCTCTTCTGCTCCCTCTTTGGAATTATCTGACACACTATTATGACTCTCCCAGCTATTGTTCTGAGATGGATAAAAATAATATGTTGATGTGGTCAGCGGGTGTTTCCAGTGGAGGGGTCGTGGGTGCACAGGGTTCAGGGGTGTCAGGCGGGCTCCCCAAACACAGGAAGGCAGCACTGTAACTCTCAGTCAGGGGTGTCAAGGCTGGACAATTTGTGTTCCCTCATAGACCCTCACCTTCAACTCTGTCTATTAATAACATCAGCATAGGGTCGTTACAGTTTACTCATCCACTCTTGATGGGTGGGATGAACTGACCGAAGCAAGGGGCATGTTGGTTCAAAGTAATTGAactgacatgcttttattttatactgtaaatacactgcTCTGAATTATAATGGGATTTAGAGAATTGATAGTGATGTGTTGCTTGAACTTGAACTTTGCAGTCTGATGTGAAAATATCTTTAACTAACTTTAAATAtgtaatggggggggggggggggggggggggggggggggggggggggggggacattgtGTTTACATAAGTAGGCTAATCATATGTCCTTTGTAAGGTTGAATTGGAGGCGTGTGCTGTCGCAGTGGGAGCGCGCAGAGGAAGGGAGGGCAATCTTGTCCCGACGCTAATAAGACCCAATGGCTGGTGCAAGGTGGCCAGGAGCTTTGAAACGCGACAGAAGACGGTGGAcggaggagaaaagaagaaaaaaaatctctagaGAGACATTTCTGGATGGACAAAGAGGATGAGAGAGCCACGGAAGCGTCCATAGGAATTGCAGGGAACCGTGGGGCTTTTGGTGTGCGTCAGTTTGTGTCTCGTCAAAGGAACTGCGTGAGAGAGAAGCGGTAAGTGactagaaacacacaaaaaacacctgCCTCGAGACAGGTACCTGCGAGGGACGTGTGAAGATGACTTTCAGCTCACAGCAGCTTAGACCCAGATGATAGTTTGAGATATATTTGGACATAAATAATAAAGATCTAGTGTGTCTTCCTATTTTTAATAACTGCCAAAGTTAACAAAAACTTTAGATTTCAGCAAATCAGATCATTTATTTGGCTATAACATTTTCAGAATAATCAACGAAACAGTACAAACTGACTTGGTATTATGgacctctttttaaatcaagagTGAATAAAAAGAAGTTCCTACACGTCccagaaattgtttttgttatatcATCCTTAGCTCTTACACCACATGATTTGGAATGGACCACGATTTGACCCGCATTCACATGCTATCACACACCTGGAACTGAGGTATCACTATAGGCACTGTGAGCCACTGACTGTTGGGAGCCCCAACCCTCCTCAATGAAGCAGTCCTGGTGGGCCCGCCTGGCACAGCTCGGCCTGCTTGCTGTGTGGACCTGCATTTGGTTAGTCCAGGGATGTGGACCGGGCCCTGGGGTTGGCATCCGCTCCAGACCCAGGAAACTCACAGCCATGCACTACAAGCAGTTTTTTCCCAACTTCTCAGAAAACAACCTCGGTGCCAGCGGGAGAGCCGAGGGCAAGATCACACGCAACTCTGAGCAGTTCAATGAACTTGTGTGCAACTACAACTCAGACATTATCTTCAAGGATGAGGAGAACACTAACGCAGACCGCTTCATGACCAAGGTGAGACTGGTGTGTTGCAGTCAATCCAGTTCAATCATTTTAGATGTTGTTGAGTGGGATGATACACTGGATTACTTGTTTCCACTAACCCCAGTGATACCTGGTGACATTGACAGTtcatacacacaaagagaaatgcAGCACTTTATATGTCATAACTTGCTACCCAGACACCTTCAAATCAAATAATTCATTGTTTGCCATACCTGCCCTTGCCAGGCTACTAACACACAATCAAATGTTCAACACAGAGTGTGTAAGTTTTAACCAAACTTCCACTCCCTTTCCTTGAGATAAGAAGATCAGGATGTAATTCAACACTCAACCCCTTAAGAGAGGCCTTCCCCTTCAGGAACACTTCCTTTTAATCTTTAACCAAAGTATTTGTTATTGGAAATCAAACTATTTCTATGACAGGTACCCAGTGGCACTTACATTCCTTAATGTTTACCGGGGATAGGCATCCAAATTCAAATCCCATGACTTGAAAAGACAATCATGGCCTAGAGAATTTAAGATCAGTGCAGCTTTTTGGCTCTGGATGCTGCGGCTTTCTGTGATTGTTTAGAATATGAATCTGTGTTCCTTCCCCTCCCTGAGTGATTGTAGTGATGAAAATCTGC
This window encodes:
- the lmbr1l gene encoding limb region 1 homolog-like protein, whose translation is METDDVSVREQLFHNRVRETIICVFLFTCLYMVSYLILTHFKKTAEFVTDDIEDATVNKIALWLCTFTLSVAVCAVLLLPISILSNEVLLTFPQSYYMQWLNGSLIHGLWNLVFLFSNLSLVFLMPFAYFFTESEGFAGSRKGVMARVYEAVVLLLLLALLVLGIVWVASALLHDNIARKSLYDLWEYYLPYLYSGISLFGVLLLLLCTPFGLSRMFSVTGSLLVKPRLLEDVEDILSCTTFEEDSLSRKLNCGSTTSCWVKLNMEGVKKEYQTARSKRIALEMRRKASPWQRNLGYPLAMLVLLALTVMCVLMVCFNVLELLLDETAMPRGMEDPHLGMASFSMFGSLGAAVQVVLILYLMVSSVVGFYSSPLFTGLLPRAQDTNLTQIIANCVSLLILSSALPVFSRTIGITRFDLLGDFGRYNWLGNFYIVFLYNMLFAGLTSASLIKTVTWAVQRELIRAFGLHRLPLTVSRSTVPFRLLLASGLSKIQ